A window of the Scophthalmus maximus strain ysfricsl-2021 chromosome 8, ASM2237912v1, whole genome shotgun sequence genome harbors these coding sequences:
- the sumo2a gene encoding small ubiquitin like modifier 2a isoform X1, with amino-acid sequence MADEKPKEGVKTENNEHINLKVAGQDGSVVQFKIKRHTPLSKLMKAYCERQGLSMRQIRFRFDGQPINETDTPSQLEMEDEDTIDVFQQQTGGSIL; translated from the exons atggCAGACGAGAAACCCAAG GAGGGAGTGAAGACGGAGAACAATGAGCACATCAACCTGAAGGTGGCGGGACAGGACGGCTCGGTGGTGCAGTTCAAGATCAAAAGGCACACTCCTCTCAGCAAACTAATGAAAGCCTATTGTGAACGACAG GGGCTGTCAATGAGGCAAATACGATTTCGATTTGATGGCCAGCCCATCAACGAAACAGACACACCCTCGCAG CTAGAAATGGAGGATGAAGATACGATTGATGTGTTCCAACAGCAAACCGGAGGCTCTATTCTTTAA
- the sumo2a gene encoding small ubiquitin like modifier 2a isoform X2: protein MADEKPKEGVKTENNEHINLKVAGQDGSVVQFKIKRHTPLSKLMKAYCERQGLSMRQIRFRFDGQPINETDTPSQCCVLK from the exons atggCAGACGAGAAACCCAAG GAGGGAGTGAAGACGGAGAACAATGAGCACATCAACCTGAAGGTGGCGGGACAGGACGGCTCGGTGGTGCAGTTCAAGATCAAAAGGCACACTCCTCTCAGCAAACTAATGAAAGCCTATTGTGAACGACAG GGGCTGTCAATGAGGCAAATACGATTTCGATTTGATGGCCAGCCCATCAACGAAACAGACACACCCTCGCAG TGTTGTGTACTAAAGTGA
- the gga3a gene encoding ADP-ribosylation factor-binding protein GGA3a, whose product MADDGESLESWLNKATCPSNRQDDWEYIMGFCDQINKELEGPQISVRLLAHKVQSPQEWEAIQALTVLEACMKNCGPRFHNEVGKFRFLNELIKVVSPKYLGDKVSEKVKSKVVELLYSWTVSLPDEAKICEAYQMLKSQGIVSTDPEIPLDVTLIPSSSLRPKNPVFDDEKKSKRLSELLKSKKPEDLQEANRLIKNMVKEDEVRTQKVTKQKSTLEAVNNSVRLLNEMIAHFSPEDSTDGDKELIRDLYGDCDKLRQTVSQLATETEDNDSSLGDILQASDDLSHVINSYKKIVKRQTFNGETEEAQNTQTSVKQGAGSTNQSEILIDLVGLDVHTPSPPDIQPPTSSRSFPADLLCGSAAADPQSLSPRAPCAALSLLDEELLSLGLNEPAPVDPCQDWHLFNTTSPSAPTLSTYPLFQDAPSATISPFSPIKSSTTATTLSFPGPVLPTPPVFTESLSTTSAIFPQPLSSELSTLAPTVLPQSFSMALPAPSATPVIPQQFSSSLRASHSLSTSLSNNLQDLALLDLGSPKNTPGVMDFGNLLINSEDLCAPATPSSSLVVSSATSTSLLIGEMQGGSAPPPAKCQADDSPLLRSLSPILPLSLAGPGGGQEVSLANVFVPLDAIKPSKVCPVTAYDKNGVRVLLHFASDCPPGRPDVLVMVASMLNTAPQPVRSVVLQAAVPKTMKVRLQPPSGTELTPFNPVFPPAAITQVMLLANPLKEKVRLRYKLTFTLGEQPLTEVGEVNEFPPADRWGAL is encoded by the exons ATGGCGGATGATGGAGAGTCGCTGGAGTCCTGGCTTA ACAAAGCCACTTGCCCTTCCAACAGACAGGACGACTGGGAGTATATAATGGGATTCTGTGACCAGATCAACAAGGAGCTGGAAGG CCCGCAAATATCCGTTCGACTGCTGGCTCACAAGGTCCAGTCCCCTCAGGAATGGGAGGCGATCCAAGCATTAACG GTTCTTGAGGCTTGTATGAAGAACTGTGGGCCAAGGTTTCACAACGAAGTTGGGAAGTTtaggtttttaaatgaattaattaagGTGGTTTCACCCAAG TACCTCGGGGACAAAGTGTCAGAAAAGGTGAAGTCGAAAGTGGTCGAGCTGCTGTACAGCTGGACCGTGTCTCTTCCAGACGAAGCAAAGATCTGTGAAGCGTATCAGATGCTGAAGTCTCAGG gcATCGTTTCAACCGACCCAGAAATTCCGCTTGATGTCACATTGATACCGTCGTCTTCTCTGCGGCCCAAGAATCCCGTGTTTGATGACGAGAAGAAGAGTAAG AGATTATCCGAGCTGCTCAAAAGCAAAAAGCCTGAAGATCTGCAAGAGGCCAATCGGCTCATCAAGAACATGGTCAAGGAG GATGAGGTGAGAACACAGAAAGtgacaaagcaaaaaagcaCACTGGAGGCGGTCAACAACAGCGTCAGACTCCTTAATGAGATGATCGCTCACTTCAGCCCAGAAGACTCCACGGATGGCGACAAGGAGCTCATTAGG GATTTGTATGGTGATTGTGACAAGCTCAGACAAACAGTGTCTCAGCTTGCTACAGAGACTGAGGACAATGACAGCAGCTTGG GAGACATCCTGCAGGCCAGCGATGACCTGTCTCATGTCATTAATTCCTACAAGAAGATTGTGAAAAGACAGACCTTCAATGGAGAAACTGAAGAagcacaaaatacacaaacgtCAGTCAAACAAG GTGCTGGCAGCACAAACCAGTCAGAGATTCTGATTGACCTTGTGGGTCTGGATGTCCACACTCCCTCTCCACCAGACATACAACCTCCAACATCTTCTCGGTCTTTTCCTGCAGACCTGCTGTGTGGGTCTGCTGCAGCTGACCCTCAGTCACTGAGCCCCAGGGCACCctgtgcagctctctctctgctggatgAAGAGCTGCTATCCTTAG gCCTCAATGAACCTGCTCCTGTT GATCCCTGTCAGGATTGGCATCTTTTTAATACTACTTCACCCTCGGCTCCTACATTATCTACATATCCACTCTTTCAAGATGCCCCTTCTGCTACTATCAGCCCATTTAGCCCTATCAAGTCTTCTACAACTGCCACTACCTTAAGCTTCCCTGGTCCTGTCTTGCCGACACCTCCGGTTTTTACAGAATCTCTCTCAACAACATCAGCCATATTCCCGCAGCCCCTCAGTTCAGAATTGAGCACCTTAGCCCCCACTGTTCTTCCTCAATCATTCAGCATGGCCTTGCCTGCTCCCTCAGCCACCCCTGTCATTCCACAACAGTTCTCCTCTTCACTGAGAGCTTCACACTCTCTTTCAACCTCTCTCAGTAACAATCTGCAAGACCTTGCCTTGCTGGATCTGGGCAGTCCAAAAAA TACACCTGGTGTGATGGACTTTGGCAACTTGCTGATCAACAGTGAGGATCTGTGCGCTCCTGCTACCCCGTCTTCCAGTCTGGTTGTCTCCTCCGCCACATCCACTTCACTGCTCATAGGAGAAATGCAAGGAGGCTCCGCTCCCCCACCTGCCAAGTGTCAGGCGGATGACAGCCCCCTGTTACGCTCTTTGTCCCCCATCCTCCCTCTGAGCCTGGCCGGTCCAGGCGGGGGACAGGAAGTGTCCCTGGCCAATGTCTTTGTCCCTTTGGATGCCATCAAGCCAA GTAAAGTGTGTCCTGTGACAGCATATGACAAAAATGGTGTCCGTGTTCTGCTGCATTTTGCCAGTGATTGTCCACCAGGCAGGCCGGATGTGTTGGTGATGGTGGCGTCCATGCTTAACACAGCCCCCCAACCTGTGAGGAGCGTTGTTCTGCAGGCAGCTGTACCCAAG ACGATGAAAGTGAGACTGCAGCCACCATCAGGGACAGAGCTGACTCCTTTTAATCCAGTCTTTCCCCCAGCTGCCATCACCCAGGTCATGTTGCTTGCCAATCCTCTCAAG GAGAAGGTTCGGTTGAGATACAAGCTGACGTTCACATTGGGAGAGCAGCCGCTCACAGAGGTGGGGGAGGTGAATGAATTCCCTCCTGCTGACAGATGGGGGGCTCTATAG